The Budorcas taxicolor isolate Tak-1 chromosome 2, Takin1.1, whole genome shotgun sequence genome window below encodes:
- the MOSPD3 gene encoding motile sperm domain-containing protein 3 isoform X1, translating into MRRGAPQDQELVGPGAPGRGSRGAPPPSGPVVPVLVFPPDLVFRADQRSGLRQLLTLYNPTGAVLRFRVLCTAPAKYTVFDAEGYVKPQSCIDIVIRHVAPHPRHYDVQDRFRIELSEEGTEGRVVGRKDITSVLRAPAYPLELQGQSDPTPHPEPHSWTAPSTAQPFPERVEAGAPDGPCSPDPHPQLATSSFLLFLLMGTVSVAFLLLPLQDELGSQLPQILHVSLGQKLVAAYVLGLLTMVFLRT; encoded by the exons ATGCGCCGTGGGGCGCCCCAGGACCAGGAGCTGGTGGGTCCAGGGGCTCCTGGGCGGGGGTCCCGGGGCGCCCCTCCTCCCTCGGGACCTGTTGTCCCGGTCCTCGTCTTTCCCCCGGATCTAGTATTCAGGGCGGACCAACGGAGCGGACTCCGGCAGCTGCTGACCCTCTATAACCCCACTGGAGCAGTGCTTCGCTTCCGAG TGCTGTGCACAGCACCTGCCAAATACACAGTGTTTGACGCGGAAGGATACGTGAAGCCCCAGTCCTGCATTGACAT TGTGATTCGCCACGTGGCCCCGCATCCCAGGCACTATGATGTCCAGGATCGCTTCCGCATTGAGCTCTCTGAGGAGGGAACAGAGGGCCGAGTGGTGGGGCGCAAGGACATCACCTCGGTTCTGAGGGCCCCAGCGTACCCCCTTGAGCTTCAGGGACAGTCTGACCCAACACCCCACCCAGAGCCTCATTCCTGGACAGCACCATCCACGGCCCAGCCCTTCCCAGAGA GAGTGGAGGCTGGAGCTCCTGACGGGCCTTGTTCCCCAGACCCTCACCCGCAACTGGCCACcagctccttcctcctcttcttgctGATGGGCACAGTCTCTGTGGCCTTCCTGCTGCTCCCGCTCCAGGATGAACTTGGCAGCCAGCTGCCCCAAATCCTTCACGTCTCCCTGGGACAAAAGTTGGTGGCAGCCTACGTCTTAG GGCTCCTCACCATGGTGTTCCTCCGGACCTGA
- the MOSPD3 gene encoding motile sperm domain-containing protein 3 isoform X2, protein MRRGAPQDQELVGPGAPGRGSRGAPPPSGPVVPVLVFPPDLVFRADQRSGLRQLLTLYNPTGAVLRFRVLCTAPAKYTVFDAEGYVKPQSCIDIVIRHVAPHPRHYDVQDRFRIELSEEGTEGRVVGRKDITSVLRAPAYPLELQGQSDPTPHPEPHSWTAPSTAQPFPENPHPQLATSSFLLFLLMGTVSVAFLLLPLQDELGSQLPQILHVSLGQKLVAAYVLGLLTMVFLRT, encoded by the exons ATGCGCCGTGGGGCGCCCCAGGACCAGGAGCTGGTGGGTCCAGGGGCTCCTGGGCGGGGGTCCCGGGGCGCCCCTCCTCCCTCGGGACCTGTTGTCCCGGTCCTCGTCTTTCCCCCGGATCTAGTATTCAGGGCGGACCAACGGAGCGGACTCCGGCAGCTGCTGACCCTCTATAACCCCACTGGAGCAGTGCTTCGCTTCCGAG TGCTGTGCACAGCACCTGCCAAATACACAGTGTTTGACGCGGAAGGATACGTGAAGCCCCAGTCCTGCATTGACAT TGTGATTCGCCACGTGGCCCCGCATCCCAGGCACTATGATGTCCAGGATCGCTTCCGCATTGAGCTCTCTGAGGAGGGAACAGAGGGCCGAGTGGTGGGGCGCAAGGACATCACCTCGGTTCTGAGGGCCCCAGCGTACCCCCTTGAGCTTCAGGGACAGTCTGACCCAACACCCCACCCAGAGCCTCATTCCTGGACAGCACCATCCACGGCCCAGCCCTTCCCAGAGA ACCCTCACCCGCAACTGGCCACcagctccttcctcctcttcttgctGATGGGCACAGTCTCTGTGGCCTTCCTGCTGCTCCCGCTCCAGGATGAACTTGGCAGCCAGCTGCCCCAAATCCTTCACGTCTCCCTGGGACAAAAGTTGGTGGCAGCCTACGTCTTAG GGCTCCTCACCATGGTGTTCCTCCGGACCTGA
- the PCOLCE gene encoding procollagen C-endopeptidase enhancer 1 isoform X2, with the protein MLPAATASLLGPLLTAWALLLPFTHGQTPNYTRPVFLCGGDVTGESGYVASEGFPNLYPPNKECIWTITVPKSQTVSLSFRVFDLEQHPSCRYDALEIFAGSGTSGQQLGRFCGTFRPAPLVASGNQVTLRMRSDEGTGGRGFLLWYSGRATSGTEHQFCGGRLEKAQGTLTTPNWPESDYPPGISCSWHIIAPPDQVISLTFGKFDLEPDSYCRYDSVSVFNGPVSDDARRLGKFCGDTVPGSITSEGNELLVQFVSDLSVTADGFSASYRTQPRGATEEGPGEVGPGPKPGAGPKVKPEVPPEEKPKAAPKAEATPVGPGISYLLMGQMDNNRGPILPPESFVVLHRPTQHQILTNLSRKCPSKPV; encoded by the exons aTGCTGCCTGCTGCCACAGCCTCCCTCTTGGGGCCCCTCCTCACTGCCTGGGCTCTGCTGCTGCCTTTCACCCATGGCCAGACCCCCAACTACACCAG ACCCGTGTTCCTGTGCGGAGGGGATGTGACTGGGGAGTCGGGTTACGTGGCAAGTGAGGGCTTCCCCAACCTCTACCCTCCCAATAAGGAGTGCATCTGGACAATAACG GTCCCTAAGAGCCAGACTGTGTCCCTCTCCTTCCGAGTCTTTGACCTGGAGCAGCACCCCAGCTGCCGGTACGATGCTCTGGAGATCTTTGCCGGGTCTGGAACCTCGGGCCAGCAGCTCGGACGCTTCTGCGGAACCTTCCGACCCGCGCCCTTAGTCGCCTCCGGCAACCAGGTGACCCTGAGGATGAGATCCGACGAGGGCACGGGAGGACGAGGCTTCCTGCTCTGGTACAGCGGGCGGGCCACCTCCGGCACTG agcaCCAATTTTGCGGGGGGCGGCTGGAGAAGGCCCAGGGAACCCTGACCACGCCCAACTGGCCCGAGTCCGATTACCCCCCTGGCATCAGCTGTTCCTGGCACATCATCGCGCCCCCGGACCAG GTGATCTCACTGACCTTCGGCAAGTTTGACCTGGAGCCCGACTCCTACTGCCGCTACGACTCGGTCAGCGTGTTCAACGGACCCGTGAGCGACGACGCCAGGCGGCTGGGGAAGTTCTGTGGCGACACAGTCCCGGG TTCCATCACCTCCGAAGGGAACGAGCTCCTCGTCCAGTTCGTCTCGGACCTCAGCGTCACGGCCGACGGCTTCTCGGCCTCCTACAGGACCCAGCCTCGGGGCGCCACCGAAGAAGGCCCAGGGGAGGTCGGCCCGGGCCCCAAGCCCGGAGCCGGGCCCAAAGTCAAGCCTGAAGTCCCACCTGAAGAGAAACCCAAAGCTGCGCCTAAGGCAGAAGCAACTCCGGTGGGCCCGG gAATCAGTTACCTGCTGATGGGCCAGATGGACAACAACAGAGGTCCCATCCTTCCTCCAGAGAGCTTCGTGGTTCTCCACCGACCCACCCAGCACCAGATCCTCACCAACCTCAGCAGGAAGTGCCCCTCCAAGCCTGTTTAG
- the PCOLCE gene encoding procollagen C-endopeptidase enhancer 1 isoform X1 → MLPAATASLLGPLLTAWALLLPFTHGQTPNYTRPVFLCGGDVTGESGYVASEGFPNLYPPNKECIWTITVPKSQTVSLSFRVFDLEQHPSCRYDALEIFAGSGTSGQQLGRFCGTFRPAPLVASGNQVTLRMRSDEGTGGRGFLLWYSGRATSGTEHQFCGGRLEKAQGTLTTPNWPESDYPPGISCSWHIIAPPDQVISLTFGKFDLEPDSYCRYDSVSVFNGPVSDDARRLGKFCGDTVPGSITSEGNELLVQFVSDLSVTADGFSASYRTQPRGATEEGPGEVGPGPKPGAGPKVKPEVPPEEKPKAAPKAEATPVGPDAPSVTCPKQCRRTGTLQSHFCNSDLVVTGMIKSMVRGPGEGLTATVNVTGVYKTGGLDLPSPPTDTLLKFYVPCKQCPPMKKGISYLLMGQMDNNRGPILPPESFVVLHRPTQHQILTNLSRKCPSKPV, encoded by the exons aTGCTGCCTGCTGCCACAGCCTCCCTCTTGGGGCCCCTCCTCACTGCCTGGGCTCTGCTGCTGCCTTTCACCCATGGCCAGACCCCCAACTACACCAG ACCCGTGTTCCTGTGCGGAGGGGATGTGACTGGGGAGTCGGGTTACGTGGCAAGTGAGGGCTTCCCCAACCTCTACCCTCCCAATAAGGAGTGCATCTGGACAATAACG GTCCCTAAGAGCCAGACTGTGTCCCTCTCCTTCCGAGTCTTTGACCTGGAGCAGCACCCCAGCTGCCGGTACGATGCTCTGGAGATCTTTGCCGGGTCTGGAACCTCGGGCCAGCAGCTCGGACGCTTCTGCGGAACCTTCCGACCCGCGCCCTTAGTCGCCTCCGGCAACCAGGTGACCCTGAGGATGAGATCCGACGAGGGCACGGGAGGACGAGGCTTCCTGCTCTGGTACAGCGGGCGGGCCACCTCCGGCACTG agcaCCAATTTTGCGGGGGGCGGCTGGAGAAGGCCCAGGGAACCCTGACCACGCCCAACTGGCCCGAGTCCGATTACCCCCCTGGCATCAGCTGTTCCTGGCACATCATCGCGCCCCCGGACCAG GTGATCTCACTGACCTTCGGCAAGTTTGACCTGGAGCCCGACTCCTACTGCCGCTACGACTCGGTCAGCGTGTTCAACGGACCCGTGAGCGACGACGCCAGGCGGCTGGGGAAGTTCTGTGGCGACACAGTCCCGGG TTCCATCACCTCCGAAGGGAACGAGCTCCTCGTCCAGTTCGTCTCGGACCTCAGCGTCACGGCCGACGGCTTCTCGGCCTCCTACAGGACCCAGCCTCGGGGCGCCACCGAAGAAGGCCCAGGGGAGGTCGGCCCGGGCCCCAAGCCCGGAGCCGGGCCCAAAGTCAAGCCTGAAGTCCCACCTGAAGAGAAACCCAAAGCTGCGCCTAAGGCAGAAGCAACTCCGGTGGGCCCGG ATGCACCCAGTGTCACCTGCCCAAAGCAGTGCCGGAGGACAGGCACCTTGCAGAGCCACTTCTGTAACAGCGACCTGG TGGTGACAGGAATGATTAAGTCCATGGTGCGGGGCCCAGGGGAGGGTCTCACAGCAACTGTCAATGTCACTGGTGTTTACAAAACCGGAGGCCTGGACCTGCCCTCTCCACCCACTGACACCCTCCTGAAGTTTTATGTGCCCTGCAAGCAGTGCCCCCCCATGAAGAAAG gAATCAGTTACCTGCTGATGGGCCAGATGGACAACAACAGAGGTCCCATCCTTCCTCCAGAGAGCTTCGTGGTTCTCCACCGACCCACCCAGCACCAGATCCTCACCAACCTCAGCAGGAAGTGCCCCTCCAAGCCTGTTTAG